One genomic segment of Amycolatopsis sp. WQ 127309 includes these proteins:
- a CDS encoding glycerophosphodiester phosphodiesterase, producing the protein MRASFPYLADPLPRAFAHRGWHLDELAGLENSLPAFQRAFAEGYRYIETDVHATADGVVVVHHDTHLDRTTDGSGAIASQTWAQLKNVKVGGEVALSRLEDVLEELPEARFNIDVKVDQAVVPFVDVLARTGARDRVAAASFSDARLARLRKLAGPELVTAVGPRSVLALWARGKLPLLPLGGLVLGVMAQVPVRQGALRVVDKSFVAMAGRSGIEVHTWTIDDPAEMRTLLDLGVHGIVTDRPDLLREVLIERGTWQQA; encoded by the coding sequence ATGCGCGCGTCCTTCCCGTACCTGGCCGATCCGCTCCCCCGTGCTTTCGCGCACCGTGGCTGGCACCTCGACGAGCTGGCGGGGCTGGAGAACTCGCTGCCGGCGTTCCAGCGGGCATTCGCGGAGGGGTACCGGTACATCGAGACGGACGTGCACGCGACGGCGGACGGTGTGGTGGTGGTGCACCACGACACGCACCTGGACCGGACGACGGACGGGTCGGGGGCGATCGCGTCGCAGACGTGGGCGCAGCTGAAGAACGTGAAGGTCGGGGGCGAGGTCGCGTTGTCGCGGCTGGAGGACGTGCTGGAGGAGCTGCCGGAGGCGCGGTTCAACATCGACGTGAAGGTCGATCAGGCGGTGGTGCCGTTCGTGGACGTGCTGGCGCGGACGGGTGCGCGGGACCGGGTGGCGGCGGCGTCTTTCTCGGACGCGCGGCTGGCGCGGTTGCGGAAGCTGGCGGGGCCGGAGCTGGTGACGGCGGTCGGGCCGCGGTCGGTGCTGGCCCTGTGGGCGCGCGGGAAGCTGCCGCTGCTGCCGCTGGGCGGGCTGGTGCTCGGGGTGATGGCGCAGGTGCCGGTGCGGCAGGGGGCGTTGCGGGTGGTGGACAAGTCGTTCGTGGCGATGGCGGGGCGGTCCGGGATCGAGGTGCACACGTGGACGATCGACGATCCGGCGGAGATGCGGACGCTGCTGGACCTCGGGGTG
- a CDS encoding GNAT family N-acetyltransferase codes for MKVRDATPDDAAACAAIYAPYVTDTVISFETEPPDTEEMTRRIAGAHAWLVLEEDGQVLGFAYAGPFAKRAAYRWSCETSIYLEPGRRRTGAGRALYEALFSRLRERGYRRAFAGMAMPNDASAGLHRALGFEPAGVYRKVGWKHGAWRDVAWVQKDLSDDEGAPDPGYLT; via the coding sequence ATGAAGGTCCGAGACGCCACACCGGACGACGCAGCCGCCTGCGCCGCCATCTACGCGCCCTACGTCACCGACACGGTGATCTCCTTCGAAACCGAACCACCCGACACCGAAGAAATGACCCGCCGCATCGCCGGCGCGCACGCCTGGCTCGTCCTCGAGGAGGACGGACAGGTACTGGGGTTCGCCTACGCCGGCCCGTTCGCCAAACGCGCCGCGTACCGGTGGTCGTGCGAGACGAGCATCTACCTGGAACCAGGCCGACGCCGCACAGGCGCCGGACGCGCGTTATACGAGGCGTTGTTCAGCAGGCTGCGGGAACGCGGATACCGGCGGGCGTTCGCCGGGATGGCGATGCCGAACGACGCGAGTGCCGGACTGCACCGCGCACTGGGGTTCGAGCCCGCCGGCGTCTACCGGAAGGTGGGCTGGAAGCACGGAGCCTGGCGTGACGTCGCCTGGGTCCAGAAGGACCTCTCGGACGACGAGGGAGCGCCAGATCCCGGTTACTTGACATAA
- a CDS encoding tyrosine-type recombinase/integrase — protein MKVSEAQQAFFAARRPRKDSPHTTDAYRRDLAGITTLLVSELGRPAEDLAVADLTGQALRSVFGVFADGHAKSSVLRAWSTWNQFLTFCVADGLLAGNPMGAVARPRTPALTPKPLRGEETPEQLLSAAAAGSRRARDPWPERDVLVIALGLVAGLRAAEMRALTPRSLVGRAGELRLHVKGKGSRDRSIPVQPVLAELIERYRESCRVRFPGVRSSPGSPLLVDRAGEPIGRGALEYLVKSCYRGAGLHDRVPVGANLHALRHTFATRLAEDGATASEIMALLGHASLATSQNYIEATGREQRAAAASNRTYRALDGLS, from the coding sequence ATGAAGGTTTCCGAGGCCCAGCAAGCCTTCTTCGCCGCCCGCCGGCCGCGCAAGGACTCGCCGCACACCACTGACGCCTACCGCCGGGATCTGGCCGGGATCACCACTCTCCTGGTTTCGGAGCTCGGCCGCCCCGCCGAGGACCTGGCGGTCGCCGACCTCACCGGGCAGGCGCTCCGGTCGGTGTTCGGGGTGTTCGCGGACGGGCACGCGAAGAGCTCGGTGCTGCGGGCCTGGTCGACGTGGAACCAGTTCCTGACGTTCTGCGTGGCGGACGGGCTGCTGGCGGGCAACCCGATGGGTGCGGTGGCGCGGCCGCGGACGCCGGCGTTGACGCCGAAGCCGTTGCGGGGTGAGGAAACCCCGGAGCAGCTCCTGTCGGCGGCGGCCGCCGGTTCGCGGCGGGCGCGGGACCCGTGGCCGGAGCGGGACGTGCTGGTGATCGCGCTGGGGCTGGTGGCGGGGTTGCGGGCGGCGGAGATGCGGGCGCTGACGCCGCGATCGCTGGTGGGGCGCGCCGGTGAGCTGCGGTTGCACGTGAAGGGGAAGGGCAGCCGGGATCGGTCGATCCCGGTGCAGCCGGTGCTGGCGGAGCTGATCGAGCGGTACCGGGAGTCGTGCCGGGTGCGGTTCCCGGGGGTGCGGTCCTCCCCTGGTTCGCCGTTGCTGGTGGACCGCGCGGGCGAGCCGATCGGCCGGGGCGCGCTGGAGTACCTGGTGAAGTCGTGTTACCGGGGCGCGGGTCTGCACGACCGGGTGCCGGTGGGTGCGAACCTGCACGCGTTGCGGCACACGTTCGCGACGCGCTTGGCGGAGGACGGCGCGACGGCGTCGGAGATCATGGCGCTGCTGGGTCACGCGAGCTTGGCGACGAGCCAGAACTACATCGAGGCGACAGGCAGGGAACAGCGCGCGGCGGCGGCGAGCAACCGCACGTACCGCGCCCTGGACGGCTTGAGCTGA